The proteins below are encoded in one region of Agelaius phoeniceus isolate bAgePho1 chromosome 35, bAgePho1.hap1, whole genome shotgun sequence:
- the METTL1 gene encoding tRNA (guanine-N(7)-)-methyltransferase — MAAAEEKEEAAVPPQKRFYRQRAHSNPLADHTLCYPSRPQDMDWASLFPSFFPPEAPPGTPPARVEFADVGCGYGGLLVALSELFPRSLALGLELRGKVAAFTRARIRALRAAQPGRFGNVACVRGNAMKHLPHFFLRGQLSKLFFLFPDPHFKRTKHKWRIISPAMLAEYGFVLRPGGLVYTVTDVPELHQWMLQHFGEHPLFEPLPPAQLAADPLLPLLPAVTEEGQRARRAGRPPSTAVFRRRPDPPRGAVTPPTAPPFCNKVTKCPQGCSGGPRCPKPGLAPVPASVSPSQKPPGVAVPRPPRAPGPSRGFPGLPGGNSRESGPGGGRGSRVRPPGPNGGHWRDGGGVPSPPPAPRNTPGGGGGACPAARGRYKTPARGPPFSRGSAPRPP; from the exons ATGGCGGCGGccgaggaaaaggaggaggcgGCGGTGCCGCCACAGAAACGCTTCTACCGACAGCGCGCGCACTCGAATCCGCTGGCCGACCACACCCTGTGCTA CCCGTCCCGCCCTCAGGACATGGACTGGGCCTCGCTGTTCCCGAGTTTTTTCCCGCCCGAAgccccccccgggacccccccggcCCGCGTGGAGTTCGCAGATGTGGGGTGCGGCTACGGGGGGCTGCTGG TGGCTCTCTCGGAGCTGTTTCCCCGCTCTCTGGCGCTGGGTTTGGAGCTGCGGGGGAAGGTGGCCGCGTTCACCCGCGCCAGGATCCGGGCGCTGCGGGCGGCCCAGCCCGGCCGCTTCGGCAACGTGGCCTGTGTGAGGGGCAACGCCATGAAACACCTGCCCCACTTCTTCCTGCGGggccag CTCTCCAAGTTGTTTTTCCTGTTCCCTGACCCCCATTTCAAGCGCACCAAGCACAAGTGGAGAATCATCAGCCCGGCCATGCTGGCAGAGTACGGCTTCGTGCTGCGGCCTGGG ggcctggtgtacACGGTGACGGACGTGCCCGAGCTGCACCAGTGGatgctgcagcattttggggaGCACCCCCTGTTCGAGCCCCTGCCCCCCGCCCAGCTG gccgcGGAcccgctgctgccgctgctgccggCGGTGACCGAGGAGGGGCAgcgggcgcggcgggcggggcgccCCCCCAGCACCGCCGTGTTCCGCCGCCGCCCCGACCCCCCCCGCGGCGCCGTGACCCCCCCGACCGCCCCCCCTTTTTGTAATAAAGTCACAAAATGTCCCCAAGGCTGCTCGGGGGGGCCCCGGTGCCCCAAGCCCGGCCTGGCGCCGgttcctgcctcagtttccccatcgCAGAAACCCCCGGGGGTGGCGGTGCCGCGCCCCCCCCGCGCCCCGGGGCCTTCCCGGGGCTtcccggggctgccgggcgggaaTTCCCGGGAATCGGGACcggggggagggaggggcagCCGTGTGCGCCCCCCGGGACCGAACGGGGGTCACTGGAGAGACGGGGGCGGGGTCCCCTCCCCCCCACCCGCACCCCGAAACACCCCCggagggg
- the EEF1AKMT3 gene encoding EEF1A lysine methyltransferase 3, with amino-acid sequence MAAPGCHVGTGGGREEEEENGEEEEEEEEEEEEEEEEEEEEEEEEEEEEEEEEEQGEEAEAALRAVFPRDPELFSEFFPERRRFRLCGRVLHIAEHHGPRLGPAGAVWEAALSLCRFLGEQNLELAGRRVLELGAGTGIVGIFAAMLGAEVTLTDRPPALPQLRENARLNFPGSAAGPRVRALRWGRDQRRFPPKFHLILGSDIVYDPRSFAPLLGTLRHLLVPPAQALLSARLRGGEAGAARFFRQLLPPFFGVRLLRREPERDIEIYAVTPRDGAPEQGRPGLGSLTPQDRAPEQGRPGLGSLTPRDGAQERGRPGLGSLTGD; translated from the exons ATGGCGGCGCCCGGGTGCCACGTGGGGACCGGGGGggggcgggaggaggaggaagagaacggggaagaggaagaggaagaggaagaggaagaggaagaggaagaggaagaggaagaggaagaggaagaggaagaggaagaggaagaggaagaggaagaggagcaagGAGAAGAAGCAGAAGCGGCGCTGCGGGCCGTGTTCCCCCGGGACCCCGAGCTCTTCTCCGAGTTCTTCCCGGAGCGGCGCCGGTTCCGGCTGTGCGGGCGCGTCCTGCACATCGCCGAGCACCACGGGCCGCGGCTCGGGCCCGCCGGGGCCGTCTGGGAGGCG gccctgtccctgtgccggTTCCTGGGCGAGCAGAACCTGGAGCTGGCGGGGCGGcgggtgctggagctgggggcCGGTACCGGCATCGTGGGCATCTTCGCTGCCATGCTGG GGGCCGAGGTGACGCTCACGGACCGGCCGCCGGCGCTGCCGCAGCTCCGGGAGAACGCTCGGCTCAACTTCCCggggagcgcggcggggccgcgggtgCGGGCGCTGCGCTGGGGCCGCGACCAGCGCCGCTTCCCGCCCAAATTCCACCTCATCCTGGGCTCCGACATCGTGTACGACCCCCGCTCCTTCGCTCCGCTGCTGGGCACCCTCCGGCACCTGCTGGTACCGCCGGCCCAGGCGCTGCTCAGCGCCCGCCTGCGCGGCGGCGAGGCCGGGGCCGCCCGCTTCTTCCGGCAGCTGCTGCCGCCCTTCTTCGGGGTGCGGCTGCTGCGGCGGGAGCCCGAGCGGGACATCGAGATCTACGCGGTCACCCCAAGGGACGGAGCCCCGGAGCAGGGCAGGCCCGGGCTGGGGTCCCTCACCCCGCAGGACAGAGCCCCGGAGCAGGGCAGGCCTGGGCTGGGGTCCCTCACCCCGCGGGACGGAGCCCAGGAGCGGGGCAGGCCCGGGCTGGGGTCCCTTACCGGGGATTAA